One segment of Streptomyces sp. NBC_00576 DNA contains the following:
- a CDS encoding rhomboid family intramembrane serine protease: protein MDQAPGSPQGPQDAQSLPTCYRHPDRETGIRCTRCERPICPECMVSASVGFQCPECVRNGSGTGHAPSATTPRTLAGGTITADPRLLTKILIGLNLALYLLQLAVGDRFTDRFQLLGSAYVPSLGSVEGVAEGQWYRLLTSMFLHASPMHIIFNMLSLWWIGGPLEAALGRARYLALYVVSGLAGSALTYLIAAQNEPSLGASGAIFGLFGATAVLMRRLNYDMRPILALLVINLIFTFGMSNIAWQAHIGGLVAGVVIGYAMVHAPRERRSLVQYGVCAVVLVAVVVMTLIRTGQLI, encoded by the coding sequence ATGGATCAGGCGCCAGGCAGCCCACAGGGCCCGCAGGACGCCCAGAGCCTGCCCACCTGCTACCGCCACCCGGACCGCGAGACAGGCATCCGCTGCACCCGCTGCGAACGCCCGATCTGTCCCGAGTGCATGGTCAGCGCCTCCGTCGGCTTCCAGTGCCCGGAATGCGTGCGCAACGGCTCCGGCACAGGACACGCGCCGAGCGCCACCACCCCCCGCACCCTCGCCGGCGGCACCATCACGGCAGACCCCCGACTCCTCACCAAGATCCTGATCGGCCTCAACCTCGCCCTCTACCTGCTCCAGCTGGCGGTCGGCGACCGCTTCACGGATCGCTTCCAACTCCTCGGCAGCGCCTACGTACCGAGCCTCGGCTCGGTGGAGGGCGTCGCGGAGGGACAGTGGTACCGGCTGCTGACGTCGATGTTCCTGCACGCCAGTCCCATGCACATCATCTTCAACATGCTCAGCCTGTGGTGGATCGGCGGTCCTCTGGAAGCCGCTCTCGGCCGCGCCCGCTACCTAGCGCTGTACGTGGTCTCCGGCCTCGCGGGCAGCGCGCTGACATATCTGATCGCCGCACAGAACGAGCCTTCGCTCGGCGCCTCAGGCGCCATCTTCGGTCTCTTCGGCGCGACCGCCGTCCTGATGCGCCGCCTCAACTACGACATGCGGCCGATCCTCGCCCTGCTGGTGATCAACCTCATCTTCACCTTCGGGATGAGCAACATCGCCTGGCAGGCCCACATCGGCGGGCTGGTCGCCGGCGTCGTCATCGGCTATGCCATGGTCCACGCCCCGCGCGAGCGGCGCTCCCTGGTCCAGTACGGCGTCTGCGCGGTGGTCCTGGTCGCGGTGGTCGTCATGACCCTGATCCGCACGGGCCAGCTCATCTAG
- a CDS encoding peptidylprolyl isomerase, translating to MAEQLYATLKTNHGDIEVRLLPNHAPKTVRNFVELATGEREWTNPATGKKSTDKLYDGTVFHRVISGFMIQGGDPLGNGTGGPGYQFEDEFHPDLRFDKPYLLAMANAGPGTNGSQFFITVSPTDWLTRKHSIFGEVTDAASQKIVDAIATASTNPRTDRPVNDVVIESVVVETREG from the coding sequence GTGGCTGAGCAGCTTTACGCCACCCTGAAGACCAATCACGGCGACATCGAAGTCCGGCTCCTGCCGAACCACGCGCCCAAGACGGTCCGGAACTTCGTCGAGCTCGCCACTGGCGAGCGTGAGTGGACCAACCCGGCGACGGGCAAGAAGTCCACGGACAAGCTCTACGACGGCACGGTCTTCCACCGGGTGATCAGCGGTTTCATGATTCAGGGCGGTGACCCGCTCGGAAACGGCACTGGTGGTCCCGGCTACCAGTTCGAGGACGAGTTCCACCCGGACCTCCGCTTCGACAAGCCGTACCTGCTGGCCATGGCCAACGCCGGCCCGGGCACCAACGGCTCGCAGTTCTTCATCACCGTCTCCCCGACGGACTGGCTGACCCGCAAGCACAGCATCTTCGGTGAGGTCACCGACGCGGCCAGCCAGAAGATCGTGGACGCCATCGCGACCGCGTCGACCAACCCGCGCACCGACCGCCCGGTCAACGACGTCGTCATCGAGTCGGTCGTCGTCGAGACCCGCGAGGGCTGA
- a CDS encoding DUF5324 family protein encodes MTRIESVRAATGSAKDSVLHAADVVAPYADTAKDRATQYAHEARVRLAPRVSQAAEQARVQYGAHLVPRLEQARTHVPPKVDHAAHEAAARTAKAARQAADYTAPRVERAVAAAGPVREEATARGAAALAALRGQITPKEIKKLARKHERRARAGRLAKGLAALGILAGGAFAAWKWWDKQANPDWLVEPPAATEVPETGRLTSVDGTGQSVLDPEVQAKEAESEAGEDGENRR; translated from the coding sequence GTGACCCGCATTGAAAGCGTGCGTGCTGCTACCGGCTCGGCCAAGGACAGCGTGCTGCACGCCGCGGACGTGGTGGCGCCCTACGCCGACACGGCCAAGGACAGGGCTACGCAGTACGCACACGAGGCACGCGTACGGCTTGCGCCCAGGGTGTCCCAGGCTGCGGAGCAGGCCCGTGTCCAGTACGGCGCGCATCTCGTGCCGCGGCTGGAGCAGGCCCGTACGCATGTGCCGCCGAAGGTCGACCATGCCGCCCATGAAGCCGCCGCCCGTACCGCCAAGGCTGCTCGGCAGGCCGCCGACTACACCGCGCCGCGTGTGGAGCGGGCGGTAGCGGCGGCTGGGCCCGTACGAGAGGAGGCCACCGCACGTGGTGCCGCTGCGCTCGCCGCGCTGCGGGGTCAGATCACTCCGAAGGAGATCAAGAAGCTGGCCCGCAAGCACGAGCGGCGGGCCCGGGCCGGCCGGCTCGCCAAGGGGCTGGCCGCGCTGGGCATCCTGGCGGGCGGTGCCTTTGCCGCATGGAAGTGGTGGGACAAGCAGGCCAACCCTGACTGGCTGGTCGAGCCGCCCGCCGCGACCGAGGTCCCGGAGACGGGCCGTCTGACGTCGGTTGACGGCACCGGTCAGTCGGTTCTGGACCCCGAGGTCCAGGCGAAGGAGGCCGAGTCCGAGGCGGGAGAGGACGGCGAGAACCGCCGCTGA
- a CDS encoding helix-turn-helix transcriptional regulator has translation MSSYVDTQAIDAKRAIPADDGTDSLAALTGQDRTCIEVYRLVIMQPRWGVSAIAQELDVGASEVRAALSKLADLSMLGPADEADDVVAVHPEVGLAAYIHRREVEIRAQQMELASMRAVTADLAAIFAAQRTRHSNAGLERLEGVSSVRTRLSELSRQATSELLAFMPGGAHSREALEASRPLDETSLAAGVTLRTIYLDSVRNDRATTEYARWLSELGGEIRTAPSLPLRMLIADRSVALLPIDPEDTKAGAVVVHAPGVLLALVSLFDMVWDRASPLGVQRANAADDPTPQEVTLLKLLAQGQTDEVASRKLGLSLRTTRRLMANITAKLGARSRFEAAVLATREGWL, from the coding sequence GTGAGCAGCTATGTCGATACACAGGCAATAGATGCGAAACGGGCCATACCCGCGGACGACGGCACAGACTCGTTGGCGGCACTGACCGGACAGGACAGAACCTGTATCGAGGTGTACCGGCTCGTGATCATGCAACCGCGCTGGGGTGTGTCGGCGATCGCCCAGGAACTCGATGTCGGAGCGTCCGAGGTCCGTGCGGCCCTGAGCAAACTGGCTGATCTCTCCATGCTCGGGCCCGCCGACGAGGCGGACGACGTGGTAGCTGTTCATCCCGAAGTCGGTCTCGCCGCCTACATCCACCGGCGGGAAGTGGAGATCCGCGCCCAGCAGATGGAACTGGCATCCATGCGCGCCGTCACCGCGGATCTGGCCGCCATTTTCGCGGCTCAGCGGACGCGGCACAGCAATGCGGGCCTGGAGCGCCTGGAAGGCGTCAGCAGCGTACGGACACGGCTGTCCGAGCTGTCCCGGCAGGCGACGTCCGAGCTCCTCGCCTTCATGCCGGGCGGAGCTCATAGCCGGGAGGCGCTGGAAGCCAGTCGTCCGCTCGACGAGACGAGCCTGGCCGCGGGTGTGACGCTGCGGACGATCTACCTGGACAGCGTGCGCAACGACCGGGCGACGACTGAGTACGCGCGCTGGCTCTCGGAACTCGGTGGGGAGATCCGGACCGCCCCGTCGCTGCCCCTGCGCATGCTGATCGCCGACCGGTCGGTCGCACTGCTGCCCATCGACCCCGAGGACACCAAGGCCGGTGCCGTTGTCGTCCACGCGCCCGGAGTACTCCTCGCGCTGGTGTCGCTGTTCGACATGGTGTGGGACCGCGCGTCGCCGCTGGGTGTGCAGCGGGCGAACGCGGCGGACGACCCCACCCCGCAGGAAGTCACCCTGCTGAAGCTGCTCGCCCAGGGGCAGACGGACGAAGTCGCCTCGCGCAAGCTGGGCCTGTCGCTGCGTACGACGCGACGGCTGATGGCAAACATCACCGCCAAACTGGGGGCACGCAGCCGCTTCGAGGCCGCGGTCCTCGCCACCCGCGAGGGCTGGCTGTAA
- the leuS gene encoding leucine--tRNA ligase, producing MSENTADSAALIQDKWRDVWEKSGVFHADGHTDRERAYVLDMFAYPSGDLHMGHAEAFAFGDAVSRYLTQRGYDVLHPVGWDSFGLPAENAAIKRDQHPADWTYSNIDTQAESFRRYGVSFDWSTRLHTSDPEYYRWTQWLFLRFREKGLAYRQASSVNWCPKDQTVLANEQVVQGACERCGTQVTKRDLTQWFFRITAYADRLLDDMELLREGWPERVLAMQRNWIGRSPGAHIDFRVAGRERPVRVFTTRPETLYGATFLVVAADSPLAAELCAPEQRADFDAYLERTRRLSDIDRLTAGREKTGVPLGVPALHPLTGEPIPVWASDYVLAGYGSGAVMAVPAHDQRDLDFARTFDLPVRAVVAADGDPAVTGEAIAADGPYVDSGPLNGLDREAAVARVLAELEGESAGGAGVQYRLRDWLVSRQRFWGCPIPIVHCASCGEVPVPDDQLPVRLPDLRGADLAPAGVSPLAAAEEWVNVPCPSCGDPARRDTDTMDTFVDSSWYFLRYCSPDWTEGPFDPEAVRRWMPVTQYVGGVEHAILHLLYARFFTKVLQDLGLVDFPEPFLSLLNQGQVLLNGSAMSKSKGNMVDLGGQIAEYGVDAVRLTMVFAGPPEDDIDWADVSPAGSARFLARALRLADDVRSDRGSAPEDGDDALRRVIHRTVAQATHLVETHRFNVVVARTMELANALRKHIDAGGAADPAVREGVEAVAVMLSIFAPYTAEEMWERLGHEPSVARAGWPEVDPALAAEQDAVCVVQVNGRMQGRIEVGADIGEDELVRLAKDRAATALDGRQVVRVIAKPPKLVNFVTADPRK from the coding sequence ATGAGCGAGAATACGGCGGACTCCGCCGCGTTGATCCAGGACAAATGGCGTGACGTATGGGAGAAGTCGGGTGTCTTTCACGCCGACGGCCACACGGACCGCGAGCGGGCATACGTCCTTGACATGTTTGCCTATCCGTCCGGTGACTTGCACATGGGGCACGCCGAGGCCTTCGCGTTCGGTGACGCGGTGTCCCGCTACCTGACGCAGCGCGGCTACGACGTCCTGCACCCCGTCGGCTGGGACTCGTTCGGGTTGCCTGCGGAGAACGCGGCCATCAAGCGCGACCAGCATCCGGCGGACTGGACGTACAGCAACATCGACACGCAGGCCGAGTCGTTCCGCCGGTACGGCGTCTCCTTCGACTGGTCGACCCGGCTGCACACCTCCGATCCCGAGTACTACCGCTGGACGCAGTGGCTGTTCCTCCGCTTCCGGGAGAAGGGGCTCGCGTACCGCCAGGCCTCGTCCGTCAACTGGTGTCCCAAGGACCAGACCGTGCTCGCCAACGAGCAGGTGGTCCAAGGGGCTTGTGAGCGGTGCGGCACCCAGGTCACCAAGCGTGACCTGACCCAGTGGTTCTTCCGGATCACCGCGTACGCCGACCGGCTGCTGGACGACATGGAGCTGCTGCGCGAGGGCTGGCCCGAGCGGGTGCTGGCCATGCAGCGCAACTGGATCGGCCGCTCACCGGGAGCGCACATCGACTTCCGGGTGGCGGGCCGGGAACGCCCCGTACGGGTCTTCACCACCCGTCCCGAGACCTTGTACGGAGCCACCTTCCTCGTCGTCGCCGCCGACTCGCCGCTCGCCGCCGAACTGTGCGCACCGGAGCAGCGCGCCGACTTCGACGCGTATCTGGAGCGGACCCGGAGGCTGTCCGACATCGACCGTCTCACGGCTGGACGGGAGAAGACCGGAGTGCCGCTGGGCGTCCCGGCACTGCATCCGCTCACCGGTGAGCCGATTCCCGTCTGGGCGTCGGACTACGTCCTCGCCGGATACGGCAGCGGCGCGGTGATGGCCGTACCCGCACACGACCAGCGCGACCTCGACTTCGCGCGCACGTTCGACCTCCCCGTCCGGGCGGTGGTGGCGGCCGACGGTGACCCCGCGGTCACCGGGGAGGCGATCGCCGCGGACGGCCCCTACGTCGACTCGGGGCCGTTGAACGGGCTGGACCGGGAGGCAGCCGTCGCCCGCGTCCTCGCGGAACTGGAGGGTGAGAGTGCCGGCGGCGCCGGGGTGCAGTACCGGTTGCGCGACTGGCTGGTGTCCCGGCAGCGGTTCTGGGGCTGCCCCATCCCGATCGTCCACTGCGCCTCGTGCGGTGAGGTCCCGGTGCCCGACGACCAACTGCCGGTCCGGCTGCCGGACCTGCGGGGCGCCGACCTCGCGCCGGCCGGCGTCTCACCCCTGGCCGCGGCCGAGGAATGGGTCAACGTCCCGTGTCCGAGCTGTGGCGACCCGGCCCGCCGGGACACCGACACCATGGACACGTTCGTCGACTCGTCCTGGTACTTCCTCAGGTACTGCTCCCCGGACTGGACCGAGGGGCCGTTCGACCCCGAGGCGGTCCGCCGCTGGATGCCCGTCACCCAGTACGTGGGCGGTGTGGAGCATGCCATCCTGCACCTGCTCTACGCCCGCTTCTTCACGAAGGTGTTGCAGGACCTCGGACTGGTCGACTTCCCCGAGCCGTTCCTGTCCCTGCTGAACCAGGGGCAGGTCCTGCTCAACGGCTCGGCGATGTCCAAGTCCAAGGGCAACATGGTGGACCTCGGCGGACAGATCGCCGAGTACGGTGTCGACGCCGTACGCCTGACCATGGTGTTCGCCGGTCCCCCGGAGGACGACATCGACTGGGCGGACGTGTCGCCCGCAGGTTCGGCCCGCTTCCTCGCCCGGGCGCTGCGCCTGGCCGACGACGTGCGATCCGACCGCGGGAGCGCACCGGAGGACGGCGACGACGCATTGCGCCGGGTGATCCACCGGACCGTCGCCCAAGCGACCCACCTGGTGGAGACGCACCGGTTCAACGTGGTCGTGGCACGGACCATGGAACTGGCCAACGCGCTCCGTAAGCACATCGACGCGGGTGGTGCCGCTGACCCGGCGGTACGGGAAGGGGTGGAGGCCGTGGCGGTCATGCTGTCGATCTTCGCGCCGTACACCGCCGAGGAGATGTGGGAGCGGCTGGGCCACGAGCCGAGCGTCGCCCGCGCGGGCTGGCCCGAGGTGGACCCGGCCCTTGCCGCGGAGCAGGACGCAGTCTGTGTGGTTCAGGTCAACGGCAGGATGCAGGGCCGGATAGAGGTCGGCGCCGACATCGGCGAAGACGAACTGGTGCGCCTCGCAAAGGACCGGGCCGCGACCGCCCTGGACGGCCGACAGGTGGTACGAGTGATCGCGAAGCCTCCCAAACTGGTCAACTTCGTCACCGCCGACCCCCGGAAGTGA
- a CDS encoding asparagine synthetase A has protein sequence MSTLPSQVWKNTSNYHLEVLRNPWYRAVARLQNSISELTLDYWRARGGQTLHLPVTTGSISSPMGRGSDSLPVSVDLMGAPTYLADSMQFMLEFGCRLTGTDAYYVMPSFRGEDADATHLCQFFHSEAEIVGGLDEMMATVEDYLRQLAAGLLERDASVVEGCGGDLTRLERLASGQQFRRITFDEAAELLGGAGIEDQGGWRTLTREGERLLMDKLGEFLWVTHWDHLAVPFYQAFGDPEGRTALNADLLFGMGEVVGAGERHVTAEDVRRALDLHQVDAEAYGWYLEMRDFAPLRTSGFGLGIERFLMWVLDHDDIRDFQLLPRRNGHNIVP, from the coding sequence ATGTCCACTCTTCCTTCCCAGGTCTGGAAGAACACCAGCAACTACCACCTCGAAGTGCTGCGCAACCCCTGGTACCGGGCGGTCGCCCGGCTGCAGAACAGCATCAGCGAACTCACCCTCGACTACTGGCGGGCCCGCGGCGGTCAGACCCTGCACCTGCCCGTCACCACCGGTTCCATTTCCAGCCCCATGGGACGGGGCAGCGACTCGCTCCCGGTCAGCGTCGACCTGATGGGCGCACCCACCTACCTCGCGGACTCGATGCAGTTCATGCTCGAATTCGGCTGCCGGCTGACCGGAACCGACGCCTACTACGTCATGCCGTCCTTCCGGGGCGAGGACGCCGACGCCACCCACCTGTGCCAGTTCTTCCACAGCGAGGCCGAGATCGTCGGCGGCCTCGACGAGATGATGGCGACGGTCGAGGACTACCTGCGCCAGTTGGCCGCCGGTCTGCTGGAGCGCGACGCGAGCGTCGTCGAGGGCTGCGGCGGAGACCTGACCCGGCTCGAACGGCTCGCCTCCGGGCAGCAGTTCAGGCGGATCACCTTCGACGAGGCGGCCGAACTCCTCGGCGGGGCCGGCATCGAGGACCAGGGCGGTTGGCGCACCCTCACCAGGGAGGGGGAGCGGCTGCTCATGGACAAGCTCGGCGAATTCCTCTGGGTGACGCACTGGGACCACCTCGCCGTCCCCTTCTACCAGGCGTTCGGCGACCCCGAAGGCCGTACCGCCCTCAACGCCGATCTGCTGTTCGGGATGGGCGAAGTCGTGGGCGCGGGAGAACGCCATGTGACGGCCGAGGACGTACGCCGTGCGCTCGATCTCCACCAGGTCGATGCCGAGGCGTACGGCTGGTACCTGGAGATGCGGGACTTCGCGCCGTTGCGCACCTCGGGATTCGGGCTCGGCATCGAGCGCTTCCTGATGTGGGTGCTCGACCACGACGACATCCGCGACTTCCAGCTGCTGCCGCGCCGCAACGGCCACAACATCGTTCCCTGA
- a CDS encoding class I SAM-dependent methyltransferase, with protein MTTAAPVRTLSPDEVQHLNFSQTVGLVNEPNMCSGGAATIRSVLHRVPGLGVGDRILEVGSNTGFSVLEMASATKCDVHGIDIEESSVRFSRNKAAALGLDNAHFDVGDGTRIAFPDEHFDLLFASNVTSFIPDRGRAIDEYHRVLKRFGVLAAVPIFYHRRPPARLLAEVEQAIGAPLPRFSRADWEDMFGRPGSELFFSEEYEYLDLSPEQIDAYVAAVLAQPCNDDMGQELKEAAGRRLHYFYTLFNENLGYARYAILLYRKSAPTTFPILHASAPVPGTALSR; from the coding sequence ATGACCACCGCCGCGCCCGTCCGTACCCTTTCCCCGGACGAGGTCCAGCACCTCAACTTCTCGCAGACCGTCGGCCTCGTGAACGAGCCGAACATGTGCTCCGGCGGTGCCGCCACGATCCGGTCCGTACTGCACCGCGTCCCCGGTCTCGGCGTCGGCGACCGGATCCTGGAGGTCGGCAGCAACACCGGCTTCTCCGTGCTGGAGATGGCCAGTGCCACCAAGTGCGACGTCCACGGCATCGACATCGAGGAGTCGTCGGTCCGGTTCTCCCGGAACAAGGCAGCCGCTCTCGGCCTCGACAACGCCCACTTCGACGTTGGGGACGGCACGCGCATCGCCTTCCCCGACGAGCACTTCGACCTGCTCTTCGCCAGCAACGTGACGTCGTTCATCCCTGATCGCGGGCGTGCCATCGACGAATACCATCGCGTCCTCAAGCGCTTCGGCGTGCTCGCCGCGGTGCCGATCTTCTACCACCGCCGTCCCCCGGCCCGACTGCTGGCCGAGGTCGAACAGGCGATCGGAGCCCCGCTTCCGCGCTTCAGCCGCGCCGACTGGGAGGACATGTTCGGCCGCCCCGGTTCCGAACTGTTCTTCTCGGAGGAGTACGAGTACCTCGACCTGAGCCCGGAGCAGATCGACGCCTACGTCGCCGCGGTCCTCGCCCAGCCCTGCAACGACGACATGGGCCAGGAGCTGAAGGAGGCCGCCGGCCGCCGGCTGCACTACTTCTACACCCTGTTCAACGAGAACCTCGGATACGCCCGCTACGCGATCCTTCTCTACCGCAAGAGCGCGCCGACCACGTTCCCCATCCTGCACGCCTCCGCGCCGGTCCCGGGCACGGCCCTGTCCCGATGA
- a CDS encoding GNAT family N-acetyltransferase, whose protein sequence is MTAQPSATQAGQQHGHWPLFGLVVRTPRLELRVPTDTDYEAVCDVAVDGIHDPGTTPFAVDWTDAPPHLLRRNAFQFLWSTRASWSKEAWHLEFAVYHQGRPIGMKGLWATDFGALGEFSTGSWLGREFQGQGFGKEMRAAVLHFAFAGLGARWATSQVFEDNPASIAVNRYHGYQDDGFELRLRRGSPVRWLRHRLAADTWLTAPRDGGIGIEGLDTCREMFAPRPRPVPVPVPVPT, encoded by the coding sequence ATGACCGCGCAACCGTCTGCCACGCAGGCCGGACAGCAGCATGGCCACTGGCCGCTGTTCGGTCTGGTGGTCCGCACCCCGAGGCTGGAGCTGAGGGTGCCCACGGACACCGACTACGAGGCGGTCTGCGACGTCGCCGTCGACGGAATCCACGATCCGGGCACCACGCCCTTCGCCGTGGACTGGACGGACGCCCCGCCTCACCTTCTGCGCCGCAACGCCTTCCAGTTCCTGTGGAGCACGCGGGCGTCGTGGTCGAAGGAGGCCTGGCACCTGGAGTTCGCGGTGTACCACCAGGGCCGGCCCATCGGTATGAAGGGCCTGTGGGCCACGGACTTCGGCGCTCTCGGCGAGTTCTCCACCGGCTCCTGGCTGGGCCGCGAGTTCCAGGGGCAGGGGTTCGGCAAGGAGATGCGGGCCGCCGTGCTCCACTTCGCGTTCGCCGGCCTCGGCGCACGCTGGGCGACCAGCCAGGTCTTCGAGGACAACCCCGCCTCCATCGCCGTGAACCGGTACCACGGCTACCAGGACGACGGTTTCGAACTGCGGCTGCGCCGGGGCAGCCCCGTCCGCTGGCTGCGCCACCGGCTGGCCGCCGACACCTGGCTGACCGCTCCGCGCGACGGGGGAATCGGCATCGAGGGCCTGGACACGTGCCGCGAGATGTTCGCCCCACGCCCTCGACCGGTGCCGGTGCCGGTGCCGGTGCCGACATGA
- a CDS encoding S66 peptidase family protein, with protein sequence MTTPEPQVQKSSVRPLTRGPVRTLGLWTPSSPAPALFPRRTARALAALRHAGWDHRAAESFAGVSRASAAHPRELAAELHALVETGVDAVLASAGGWTAGLVLPYLDFGLLRAAQVPLIGYSDVSVLLWAFAAQGIPAVHGPMLVSEFGHFTGPFPYTLDGLRNALAGTGGVLRPPTHSTEDNPWWDREDERALRTSPASPWRVIQHGHARGRLLAGCLPAVTSLFGTPHMPPTDGKVLFLEDFGMAPDRFLSLLAQWHNSGRLQRLAGLVLGRRGRASAAPGGYADFDDALLHLLDGTSMPVVADVDFGHTEPRLSLPLGAEVDVNTDPLRLHVAGHAGTHLRNDRDNREKEETRGMLP encoded by the coding sequence ATGACGACGCCGGAACCCCAGGTACAGAAGTCGTCCGTACGGCCCCTCACACGTGGGCCCGTACGGACCCTGGGCCTGTGGACGCCGTCCTCGCCGGCCCCGGCGTTGTTCCCGCGCCGCACCGCACGCGCCCTGGCCGCGCTCCGGCACGCCGGCTGGGACCATCGCGCCGCGGAGAGCTTCGCGGGGGTGAGCCGGGCGAGTGCCGCACATCCCCGCGAACTCGCCGCCGAACTGCACGCGCTCGTCGAGACCGGTGTGGACGCCGTCCTCGCCTCTGCCGGGGGCTGGACGGCGGGCCTGGTGCTGCCGTACCTCGACTTCGGCCTGCTGCGCGCCGCCCAGGTGCCGCTGATCGGCTACAGCGACGTCTCGGTGCTGTTGTGGGCCTTCGCGGCCCAGGGCATACCGGCGGTCCACGGGCCCATGCTCGTATCGGAGTTCGGTCATTTCACCGGCCCGTTCCCCTACACCCTCGACGGTCTGCGGAACGCGCTGGCGGGTACGGGCGGTGTGCTGCGGCCCCCCACCCACTCGACCGAGGACAACCCCTGGTGGGACCGCGAGGACGAACGCGCTCTTCGGACGTCCCCCGCGTCCCCCTGGCGGGTGATACAGCACGGTCACGCCCGGGGCCGCCTGCTTGCCGGGTGCCTTCCGGCCGTCACCAGCCTGTTCGGTACGCCCCACATGCCGCCGACCGACGGCAAAGTCCTCTTCCTCGAGGACTTCGGTATGGCTCCGGACCGCTTTCTCTCGCTGCTCGCGCAGTGGCACAACTCAGGGCGTCTTCAACGGCTGGCCGGCCTCGTCCTGGGGCGGCGCGGCCGAGCCTCGGCGGCGCCCGGCGGCTACGCCGACTTCGACGACGCGCTGCTGCACCTGCTCGACGGCACCTCCATGCCCGTGGTCGCCGACGTCGACTTCGGCCACACGGAGCCCCGGCTGTCCCTGCCGCTGGGTGCCGAGGTGGACGTGAACACCGATCCACTGCGCCTTCATGTCGCGGGTCACGCAGGAACACACCTACGGAACGACAGAGACAACAGAGAGAAAGAGGAGACGAGGGGGATGCTCCCGTGA